The region ATAATATAAACAATAAACTTTAAGCTTCCAGTGATAATTCTCACCTAAAACAGCATAAGAAGGATcaaagaggagagggaagggacctacaacaatcatctagtccaactgcctaattcagggctgaccaaaagttaaagcatattgttaagggcattgttcaaatgcctcttaaacactggcAGGCATGGAGAATCGACCACCTCtttaggaagcctgttccagtgcttgagcACCCCCTCTGTAAACAAATGCTACCTAATGTCCagtttaaacctcccctggcgcagctttgaaccattcccatgtgtcctatcactggaaTTACAGATTATGTGCTTTCTTCAAAACGCTGGTACTTTTAAGTTAGTTATCCACGGTTCAAGCATTACTTTATGTATATACCTGTGTGCACACGGTGTTTTAATGGGCTGATGAGCTGTTTTTAAGAGGCATCTCAGGGCTTGTTTCTGAAAGGATAAAATGCCGATTTACTcagagtttgaaaaataaacacgCTGATTAATTTACTTGAAAGCTCTGAAGGCACCTAAGTGATGACGAAGGATGGCGTTTTTCAGGGGAACAGGCACACTCTGTGTGTGCACTACGTTAATAGCAGTTACACCTGGTAGCTACAGCTCCGTTTCCCTCAGGACGGGAAGGCCAAGCCCGCCCCGAGCCCCTCCGGCCCTCAACGCGTGAGGCGCAGTGGCCGTACTCACCTCGGAGGGCCGCGCTAATGGCCGAGGCCTACGCCCGGCGCTTGCTCCACAGCCGGGCCGGGCAGCACCGGCAGCTTCCCCAGGCTGGGAGCGGAGGGTCGGAGAGGATGGCGCTGCCTCAGAGGCCGGCCGGGAGAAcgccccgcccgcgcccccgctcccgcccggcCTCTGAGGCAGCGCTGCGTGCGGCCATGGCGGCCCGGCCCTCCATAGAGGCCCTGCCCTCCATGGAGGCGTTCCCGCTTCAGCTGCTTGCATAGCGTAGAAGTTGGCACAATGACTTCCgctattttgttttccatgctgGCAAAAGCATTTCCGCTTTACAGACTcccaggttaaaaataaaaatcacccTGAGCATGAATCCATGCAGCCCCAGTCACTGCCCATGACAGAGAACTGGCACAACACAGAGGCCCTGGTCAGCACATGAACTATGAGATGCAGCAGAGTTAAATCCTTCACAACAGAGAACCAGAAGTGTCTGCCTAGACCATGTCCTGACTGCGATGCATTCAATAGTCTGCgtcagaaatagcgtggccagcatgGCAcaggaagtgatcgtccccctgtactcagccctggtgaggccacacctcaaatactgtgttcagttttgggcccctcactactAGAAAGATAtcaaggtgctggagtgagtccaaagaagaacaacgaagctggtgaagggtctggagagcaaGTCTTACAAggggcagctgagggaactggggtggtttagtctagagaaaaggaggctgaggggagacctttttgctgtctacaactacctgaaaggaggttgtagcaaggaaggtgctagtctcttcttccaggtaacaaatgataggatgagagaaagtggcctcaagttgtgccaggggaggtttagattggatatcaggaaaaatttcttcaccaaaaggattatcaagcagtgaaacaggctgcccagggaggtggttgagtcaccaccgctggaggtatttaaaaacaagtagatgtggtacttagggacatggtttagtgctAGACATGGCAAtgttaggttaatggctggactctatctttaaaggtcctttccaaccaaaatgattctatggtcCTGTGTTATTCCTTATAGTACTACAATTGGATGCTTGGATTTGCTCATCAGTGATCAGGAAGGTTCTCTGAGGAAAACCTAGTGCAACAGTACACTTAAAAGTGTGGTTTCTTGTTAAGATGCATCTTGTTAAATGCTAAGAGCATGTCCCTTTTGCAAACAGAAGATTCTAGCTAGCCATAAGGACCAAGGTCTGTTTAACACTGAAAGCTGTGTGCTCAGATTTAAACCTTAAAACCTTAGCGGTTCATGTAAACTCTGCATACTGAAGATATGGAAATACTCATCTTCTGCTGAATGTGAAAAATTTCACAATGTTCTGCTCTGACAGTTCGCTTCCAAGAACAGACTAAAATAGTTTTCAGAATTCCAGTCTCAGGCCTATAGCCATGTTCTACAACTAGTTTCTTGTCTAAAGCCcataaagaaagaacaaaaacaacTCAGTTGATTAGTTTAATAAGTCTACCATATTACAGACTACTGCAAAGCACCATTATAACAGTCACATAGTAATTAGTGTATCAGACCTCATATAAGGGAGATTACTTGATCATGAATAATCCCGGTAACTAAAGGAATTAAACTCGGTTTTGTTGAAATACCTCCTAAAAACGGATACAACAGTTTAAACTTAGTGTACACCTTACTAGCTggtttcagttttcaaaactaAATGTTGCTGTAGTAGACAGTGCCCTGTTGGAATACctatgttatttttgtttcttaaactaAAAGTTATATTGTGCAATTCTAAAGAGTTTATAGGAATTGCAACAGGAAAACAGTACATATTAGCAATATACTACAATCAAACAGCTATATGAAGTGTTAAACCTAGTCCTTAAATCAATAtttactgaatatttaacaTGAAGACAGTGATGTTTATAAGTACTAAAACAGACAAGATTTACCATAATTTTGAAAAGGCAGAAACTTATAAATTCAAAAATTTAGTGACTCAGGCAGTCAAATTTCATCTTAAGCCATCCACGCAAGTTTTAGATAGCTCCTCTCTCAAAACTTCTAAAACCAAACACCCTCCCAGTTCTCCTTAAAAAGGATCCAATCTTTAACCCCAGTGTAGCATTAATGCTACACTTTTTACTCTTCTACTTCAGCACTTGTTTCTTTGAGCATGCTGCTCTGGTTGTGGATAGATGCAGTGGCTTCTGATTCCAGTTCTCCCAGCTGCTCAAATGAAGAGACACATGGATCTTGATCTTTAACAGTATCCGACAGCTTGCACATCTTCTCCCGAATGCGTTGAGAATATCGCAAAGGGGTTACAATTCTCAGGTCTTTAGCACTGGAGTCATTTGCCTCATGATGCATCTTCACACTTagggaacaaaaataataaatcactAAACATAGGCACACCATCATACAAATTACCTCTGTAGCAtctagcagaaagagcaagtcATGATTCCTATTCAACTCTTTCCCATTTGCATAGCCAAAGGAAACGGGAAACATGCCCTTTCCCATTCACACAGTTAAAGCCAGATGCACAACTCTTTTCTTGGGTAAAATGCTTTAATCTGGGGAAAGTCCTGAAAAGAGTTTCCAAAGGAAGATTTGACCGCATCCCATCAGGGGGGAAACTGTTCTTCCTGCTATGAGGGATAGCAGACAGCTGCCAGGAGTCCACCTTCAACAGATGCTACAACTGAGCACAGCTTTCCTAAGTTTGCTATCTTAGAATAAACTTTGTGGCAAAAAGGAATTTAAGTGTTATCTGTTTTGTCCTGAGATTACTACTCAGATTTTTGCCTCAAGATACAATTAAGATAATCTTTACAGGACAGTTACATCTTGTTCACTTCTCCCGAGTTGTGTGACATACAAGCGCATCTACATTTGAGAAGGGGAGGATTGGAGAGACCTACTTTGTCTTTAGGTAACTCAGTGTAGaactgctgctgccttgtgGGATGTGGGAAGGGCTCCTAAACTTGAAATTTACATCTCTGCCACAAAGGTTTGATTACTCTGTAGTGaggcatttaaaaagcaaaacagttcGAGTAAATAGCgaaacttatttaaaaagacTCCTTttgaaggaagaggaagcaaTCCTGAAAAACTAAGTTCTTGAGAGCTTTTAACTAGGCGTTCACAAATGCAGTGCCTCCCTGTTCCAACAGGGCACAAAGATTGCTGTTACCCCAGACACTGCAAACTCTCCATTGTTACCTGAAGTAATCTTACCTTTCCAAGTATGGTGTGGTAGATGGATTGTATCTCATTAAATAAGTTGTGTCATTCTCCTTCTCAGGAGAATTAACTGCTTGGGCTATATCTTTTACCCCATCCTCattctgctcttctgtttcacatttttttttcttttttgtacgTTCTTTAGTCttgtgctttttattcttttttggcAAGATCTCTTCTCTTGGTTTCAAGTCTAAatccatttcttctttattgATCACTTCACTGGTAGTCTCTGCCTTTTGGTCATCATCAGAGCAGAGAACCTTGAAGGCCTCTTGAACCTGCTCTACAGATGAATTTGGTTCCTTGCTGATTTCCACTACCTCATGTGAATGAGCCTCTATCACAGTTCCCcctaaaactgaaatattgaaGAAAGTACAGCTGTGATTAGTTACAACTAAAGAGAAGTTAGTATTTTAGAGACATCTCTGAAATCTTAAAGCTTTACATGAGAATGAATGTTATGTATGTGTTGAGTCTTAGCCACAGCAATTTAAGTTGCTAATAATTTTAGTCACCTTCAAGAACGTGCAACTGAAAACTCAGGCTAAGTGCATCCTGAGAAGTCATTCTCTTCCTTCCCaagcacagcagctctgaacAAGTATTTCAGTCGGTTTCTGGGATCAAATACTTGTCAGGTTACATTATATTGAACAGGAATGTATATGGTTACTTTGTTTCCAAAATTGGAATATTTACCACCTTTAGGTGACACTATTGTCTTAACACATCTGCTAGTGAAGGAGTTCATGTGTCAAAGAGGCAACTGATTTTTAGCTCACAAGAAtgcttttatttactctttGATTATCAGGCTAAAATAGCTGGACAACATTGCTTCAATAAAGTAGAAAGTTTGAATACGAAAGCATCTCCACTACTCATTTTAATATGCCCATGATTGAAAAGGATTAGTTTAGTCAAGGCTGTTTTTGAAGACAATTGAGTACAAAATGATCACATGAAAAGTTTCCATAGGCACAAATACTTTAAGCAGTTAGCTTGTGTTGCCTGTCAAGCCAGACATTTAACTAGAATAGAGTACTCAGACTTACCATCCTCAGACTTAAGAAGACTTTCAGTATGTTTCATAGTATCTATTAGTGTGTGTCGTAGTTCATCTTtaggctgagaaaaaaaaaaagtattgttttagaaaaacaatGCCACAATTAATCATCATTTCAGCTTATTTGGTGTAACAGTTATAGGGAAAGTGGTACAGACCACATGATGTTCATGTTACAAACCCTTTCTACTGTAAAACcccctgtattttctgtatttgatgCCCTGAAATCTTGCTGATATTAAAGCACAGGAATTAAGCCCatcaataaatgtaaaattaagTTCTGGTTTGGGTTTCTAGTGATACTAGGAGTCCAAGTCCTTACTTTCTTCTAGGTGGAACATCATGCGGTATTTTGATGATCCTAAACCTTTCTTCTTGAAAGTAGTAAGTTTTTAAGTTCTGTAACAGCAGTTACAGAACAAACCAAATCCTATATTTTAATGTTCAAGTAGGTCACATGGCTCTTCTTGTACTATAAAAGGatttattaaaatcagaaatagtTGTATTTATATACCATAACTTTTATACCTTTATAATTGTTAATCTTAAACTTCAAGAAAAGCTGCTCACCATTGCTCCTGCCAAAATGGCCTCCTCATAGACAGCAATAAGCTTTTCAAGAGGGCCCGTCTGTTCAAGACGCATACAGCAGATCCAATATTTTGCAAGTTTTTTAGCCCCAGGAGCACTCTGTGTCAGATCTTCCAACATGGCACGTACTTCATCACCCTCACATCCCTAAAGTCAACACAAGAGCAGAGATTTAAATGCAGTGAACATTTTGACGTGCTGTATTTTAGCTGGTTTTGAACTAGAaagcaagtattttttctttctttggagaGTAACCCTGAAATTTGAAGATGGCAAGTATTTCCAAGATTGAACTATGAAATTGAGCAGGCGAACTGTCATTCACCCATTCTTCCAAATGAGAATTATTTATACAGTATTGTAAGTAGAAGGGATAGCAGAATGCATAGACATCTTCAGAACTActtaaaacagactttttcaGAAGTCCAGACAAGTTTCCACAAACACAAACTTGTTTTAGATTGAGTACTTCATAGCTCCTCTCACTACATTATAGCTTTTCTACTTTATTATGTTACCATTATTGCCTAATCTTATTGCATAGTTCAGTTAGTGAAGCTTAAGTGAGAATTTCTTCAGGTGTTGACAAAAAGCTATGATATTGCTTAACTTGGGAAGCAATTAGTTCCCTGCATCTGATTCACAGGTCCAGCACATCCATAGGACTTGCATGTTATAGGGACCTATATGATTAGAACTTGGTAGGCAAGGGACTGAATACCTGTTCGGTTAACTGCAGACATTCTGCGAGAGTCTTGTTGACTTTTTCACTATGTAATACGTGCTCTAAAGAATCACCAGAAAAGAATTCTTGTTCTTCACTTTTAGACTGGCGTCTCAGAAGCACAGATATAGGAGGTCTCTTCATCATTTTTCCTCTAGATGCCTTCCATTCACCCAGGCGAGTTCTGCATTTAAGAATATTGTTAGCTGAAGTGACAGatgttttatcattttttaCATTGACTGACACTAACTAGGGTAAGTCATACAAAGATGTGCTTCCCAGGCAGTTCTCGAGTCCTCTCCCTTTAATCCTAAAAGGAATAGAGCTGCCATTTAGACCTGCACGGAAATTTCAGAACCATGCATATCACTATCTGCTTTAGGTATCTATCATGTCAGAACACTTTAATTTCTCCCTTTCCAGCAGCAACAAGAGACTTAGGCTACAGAcccttttttttcaaggaaggGTGAAAAATGCTTCCGATATATTCATCTGTGCCACCTCTCTTCCCTAATCCCACTTCAAACCAGAAAACTAGAACAGGAATTCTACCTCTGAAGACACAAAGCATGGAGAGCAGCCCAGAACAATCTTAtcacacagcttttaaaatctgaaactgATGTATAAGTGTAATTCAGTCATCATATCCATTTAATTTCAACCCCGTCCCCCTAGACCACCAATTTTTGGTAAATGTGGCTTTCTACAAGGAACTCTACCAAGAATACTAAATAACTTTTAGATTATGAAACTCACCAAGCCGAAAAATACTTCGGTGACAAGTGCTCTCCTTCAGTCCATAAACATGCTCACTTCTACATATATCCTGCAtcaatcatcttttttttttaaaagtagtggCATACACGTGCAATTCACTTACAGGATTATCTGTCATGCTTAAGGCTGTCACAACACTTCGCCTAAAAACCAGAGATCTCAAGCAATatacattttctatttataaCTGCACAGGACAAGCTTGAGCCTGAAGAGCTGCTGCAATCAGTCTGAATCCTGATTTCTCAGTATTAAGTCTACAGTTTTAGTCTGCTGCCCTTGGGAATCAAGTTCAAACACTcagttctcttatttttttggtGCATCTACAGCAAGAAATAGATCAAAACAGATATTATTGGTAAGAAGGTCTAAATACCTCCCAAGATAAAGATATGACAGTGAGTAATTGAGTTaccttctctcttctgctgagTCTTTTGGCAGAACACCTTTTCTGTTGCCATTAGTTTTAGAATCCTGTCCCGACTTTATACTAGGAACAACAGAAATTGGTTTTGATGGAGCTTCGGGTCTTGCATCTTCACAAAAATCTGCACTTTTCTTCACGAGTACTTGGCGGTCAGAATTGTTAGAAGCAGCCTTCGGTGGTTGTGATCCCCTTCCCCCAATCATTCTTTGGACTGTTACTTTCTTTGGCGCTACAGCAGATATCGGTTGCCGTTTCTTCAGACTGGACTGTGCGTTAATAGCAGCTTTGTCAGATGGTTTGCTCTGGAATGGGAGGACACTGTTTGCTTTTACAGAATTAGGGTTGTTTGTGACTTTGATGGTCTTCAGAATTACGCTACAGCTGCTCGTGGACAAAGAACTTGCTGCTGGTTTGTTGGCAGAAGGAAGCTTCTTGTCTGGCAAAGAACTCTTTTCCCCCTCATTTTTTGGTGCTTTTCGGAAGGAGTCTATCTTGGATTGGATAACTTTGCCACGATATGTACCAAGCACTGGTTTCTTTGGCAGGCTGAcacttgaattttgtttttctgcaatcaattgcttctcttttatgttttttatttgcaaGAAGGACTTGCTAAGTGACACATGACGACATTTTATTTCGGTGACTTCATGATCTTCAGGATTATAGCTTGTGCCTGATATGGAATTTGTCAGTGTGATTGCAGAAGagcttaaaataacatttttttctgaggtgcCACTTGATTGGTCACATGACGGTTTATTAgcattctctttattttcctgaaatcaAAAGCATATCCATGTAGATGTCAGAAGTACATTCATGCTGCATGTTACTTGTTTCCAAAGAGGCTTTCACTCATTTACAGGACTAGAGTAATTAACAGTAAATGCCACTTTAAAAGTATCTACAAAAGTAGCATATATATACTGAGTAGAATATTTGTCAACTATTATTGCAgaattcacattaaaaaaatcaaataaagagTATTTAAATTCTGCCTTGGAAGTAAGAAGACCTAAGCCAAGGGCTACACTAttcttacagaaacaaaactctCTTAAAGCAACTGCTGGCTTTTAACTGCCACAACCACCTTCTAAGAAGAGTCATAAAGTAGAAACTTGCTTTAGGCTGTATATAGTCAAAAACAATATCTCAGTTTGCATACCCCATCACTTAATGGCAGCACCATTCCTCCGCTTAGTGTGGATAGCCTACTAACACTAAGTAGTGAGTAAAGCCTTTAATTAGGGCATTAGGATATGTTACCAGAAGAAGGAGAATTTTTCTTACTAATGAGCTGTAGGATGCTGTGGTTAAGAATAGACACACGAGTTTTAGATGGCCTTACTACTCCCTGAAACTCTCAAGCATAtgtttttagcataagccaagCCCAGAGGCCATGAGAAGTAGGACCTTCCTCCAAAGCTGATGCTCTAAAGCAACTGTACAGCAACCCTACAGCATTGTCCGAGCAGCAACTTATGGAAGAGTGAAAGAtccaaaggcaggaaaaaaatatgtgaatgACACATGAAAGTCTGCAAAAGCTGATACTCTTCTCCTTTAAGGGAGATGCCCTTGAATTGTAAGAAAACTACACTGTATCTCCTTTCCTGATTTGTCATTCAGGCTTAGATTTGACCAAGCCAACAACTAGAGCTTGAGTACAAGGGCTGCTACTTAAGGAAGCTATGTAGTTTAACTCAACTTTAAAATCACACGAGACATTAACACAGACCAAAATATCTCCCTTCAGGAATTTCTAAAACACaactttgttctcatttttggACTTTTTCCTCTCAACACTCAGTTTTGAAGTTTTAAGgtttttgctttcctcctcaAATAACACCAGATCTCTCAAATCTTTCAGAACCCAAACTCAAAACCATCTAACATGAACACAAGTTTTGTGTctacttttttcctcacctttCCCTGAGAACAGGTCTGGAAAAGAATCTGAATTTTGCTGTTTCTAAACAGCACAACCATGTGCATCTTAATTCTGAAAAAGTGACACAAATGGATATAGGGAAAACATTCCCTTGAACTCTGATTAGGTATTAGCATCTACTTCTGATTACATTAGATTTGCCAGCATCACCACACAGTCAACAGTTAGTTTTgttagttgtttgtttttttcccaagtaacatAGTACAACAGAATAATTCTCTACTTTAAGAGAAGACCTTGCTCAGATTTTAAATAACTTCCCTGAAGAATGAAATTATATCCAAAAAGTTCCAAGAGTCTCAAGAGAACTTGTTAAAATTGAATCATTATTTCATCCATAATGGTATCCTCTTTAACCCCCTCTCCAGTCAGTTACAACTGAATATCAATATGATCCATTACATGCAGTAAAGTGACAACTCTCTAAAAAGAATTTAGTAGCTGCATAACATATGAAGTTTTAACAAACTACACCTCTGCACCTGCAAACTacttaaaatacagtttgagTGAGTGGAATGTTGTAGCCACAGAAAAAGAGTGCCATCAATATTTGAATATCAGTCCAAAACTTACCATTCCTGGCTTCAGAGATGTCGAGACCTGTATTTTGTCTTGCAGTTTATTGATAGTTGCTCTCCTAGTTCTGctactgcttaaaaaaaaaaagacatcttaaATCATCCTGCGACGtaacaaatacaaatgtattttcagagtAAGTTCACAGGGTCCAGGTGGCAGTCTGCATACTGAAATCACACTGAAGCATTTCTGTTCATCTTGTACTCTCCCTCCAGAACAAAATCAATGGCTAAGCAACCACTGATCAGGGCCCAGGCTGCAAAACATCCCTTCTTTTACCATAAAGAGCTGGctaacagaagggaaaaaaaaaagagaacagaccCTATTTACTGCAGGTGCCATTCTCATATTTAAGGATGAGCACCAACCTGTCTGGCCTGATGCATCTGCTACAGAAGGTCAAGTTTCTAAATGCTGCActtgaggaggaagagggagcagCATAAGGAGTTGAAGTTCTGCTACTACAGTCATCAGAGGCCAGGCCATTTGAGGCGAGTCTGAACAAGGATATGTAGTTCCTATCACACTGTCAGGTTCCAAAACCTGCAGTcagacagcagagctggcatCTGACTACCCAGTGAGTAACAAAACCACCAAGACCAGTATTGTCTCCTAGCAGCTATGAAAATGTATTGAcagctcagaagaaaaacacctcAGTTTAAAGTTACAAATTCAAATTCTTCCTCAAATGCTTCACGATGCATTATATGAAACATATGGCACTATTGCATGTGACTGAAAATTAACATTCCAGTTAGTAACTGACATCTTGGCATCAGATGATCTTCTGGAAGCTAGCTGAGTTGAAAATGAAGGTACGttagtgaaaataaatatacagataATTAGTGACTTTGAAATGCTGGAGAAAGCAGTCTGCATCACACTGTCACCTCCGTGTCACCTATGATAGAGAATACATGCGAAGGGAACTGatcagaagtcacagaatcatagaatcatttaggttggaaaagacctttaagatcatcaagtccaactgtaaacctagcactaccaagtccaccactaatccatgtccctaagtgtcacatctacatgtcttttaaatatctccagggatagtgaatcaaccacttccctgggcagcttaTTCCAacgcttgataaccctttcggtgaataaatttttccaaatcgccaatctaaacctcccctggcacaacttgaggccatttcctcttgtcctatcacttgttacttgggaaaagacaCCCAGGTTGCTACAATCTCCTTTTAGGTAGTTAACAGTGTGGAACAGTGATAGCTTCACAAAAGGgaaatatctgcaaaataaaagcattagtCACACCCACATACATGATGGCTCTAAACAATGAGTTCATTGAAGACTGTGAAAAGCCCTGGAATTTAATAGccagagaagaaactgaaagcaaggaaaagcaaagtagATCAAATGCTAAATTAAGAGCATTGCTACAATGACAGTAGTCAGCAGTGATTTTCTAACACAAGATAGCTTTCTACAACCTGAAAGCACTTGTCTTTTCCTGCTACACAGAGCAAGTCTTTGACAGATTATATTTATCCTTGTCatttatgtgtattttatattcaaCGGTCAGTGTTCAGTTAGATTTGTACTGCCAAGTAGTTCTGTGCTGTCAAACATGGGACCATGCCATCTAGAGTACAGGAAATGGCAAGCAAGACTTCCCATTTAGATGGGAACAAATTTCAGGCTGAAATTTACCATTTGCAAAAACATTGCTTCACCATGAACTAATGTTAGAGCTAGAACCCTCTGTACTCCTTCACACCACTGTCTTCTCTAGAGAAACTTCTATTGCTTATTAGAAAGTCTTATACTAAATGTCCAGGCTTTAGAAAACATCAGGAAGAAGATTTAAATACAGGTCAATAAAAAGAAGCACTACTAACTGTCATAGGTGCCCACATTCTGTTTACAGAACATTATGCCCACCTGCTGGCCATCACCCAGGCTGGATTTTATTACAGTATATTTGCTTTTAGCAGAAAATGGTGAATTAGTACCTATAAAAACACAATGAAACTAGATTACGTGGATTGTGAACACATGCAGCATAGCCTGAgtagaaagagggagaaaaaagttaCTTGCAGAAGAAAGGTTATAGAGGCAAACAGCAAAGTGGTATCTGAAATAGGAGCTCTACCATGAAGGTATCCTGTCCTCAGTCTCTAGAGGAACAGATAATATACTTAAATAATTGTATCTATTATGCATTTGGTCAATAAAAACTTTTAGTATTTGCTGACAATAAAAGGACTGTGGGAACGCCATGTGGTCACCAGTGTCTTTGCACAGTCTCACCTTTTGGTTGAAGTTCTCTGCAAGAATTGCTATTTATGTCTTTCCCACCAACCATGGACCTTTCTAAAGGAATGTAAGCCATAGCAGAAATACTACCTGACTGATGCCTCGTTTTCTTGAATGGGCACGccagaaaaagtcttttttcttgATAGATATTCTTCAACTTTTTGTCGTCTTTGTTCTagtgggttttaaaaaaaagacattacttTTTAAGCTAAAACAGGAATGCCAAACTTTGTctcttagaaaaagaaaatgcaattagAAAAGGATCTAGACATGAAATATACACTCTGTGGATTAAGAAAGTCTTTAGTTTAATATTCACATCTTACAATGTGTTACACATTCTCTCATTTCTTGAGAAAGGCTGTATTCAGGGAGCAGTTGAATGTAATTTCACAGCTATACAAGATGGCTGTTTTGCTGCATTAAGCTAGAAGAAACACAATTTTGTGGTGGGAAGAAGTCAGGCTCGCTCTTTTACCTTCTGGATGCCTGTCCAGTATTTCACATACTTACTGTTGGTTGAGCAAGCACCCTTTTCACTTGTGACAGTAGTAA is a window of Nyctibius grandis isolate bNycGra1 chromosome 2, bNycGra1.pri, whole genome shotgun sequence DNA encoding:
- the CKAP2 gene encoding cytoskeleton-associated protein 2; the encoded protein is MAARSPPQLPASRRSEPAYREQRRQKVEEYLSRKKTFSGVPIQENEASVSSRTRRATINKLQDKIQVSTSLKPGMENKENANKPSCDQSSGTSEKNVILSSSAITLTNSISGTSYNPEDHEVTEIKCRHVSLSKSFLQIKNIKEKQLIAEKQNSSVSLPKKPVLGTYRGKVIQSKIDSFRKAPKNEGEKSSLPDKKLPSANKPAASSLSTSSCSVILKTIKVTNNPNSVKANSVLPFQSKPSDKAAINAQSSLKKRQPISAVAPKKVTVQRMIGGRGSQPPKAASNNSDRQVLVKKSADFCEDARPEAPSKPISVVPSIKSGQDSKTNGNRKGVLPKDSAEERRTRLGEWKASRGKMMKRPPISVLLRRQSKSEEQEFFSGDSLEHVLHSEKVNKTLAECLQLTEQGCEGDEVRAMLEDLTQSAPGAKKLAKYWICCMRLEQTGPLEKLIAVYEEAILAGAMPKDELRHTLIDTMKHTESLLKSEDGGTVIEAHSHEVVEISKEPNSSVEQVQEAFKVLCSDDDQKAETTSEVINKEEMDLDLKPREEILPKKNKKHKTKERTKKKKKCETEEQNEDGVKDIAQAVNSPEKENDTTYLMRYNPSTTPYLESVKMHHEANDSSAKDLRIVTPLRYSQRIREKMCKLSDTVKDQDPCVSSFEQLGELESEATASIHNQSSMLKETSAEVEE